Proteins co-encoded in one Halorussus lipolyticus genomic window:
- a CDS encoding ASCH domain-containing protein, with translation MATIDADDLFPSDHMLRGVSTGEVTQIHRGQQYADEGDRFEVDGDEFEVVEVRERKLGDLTDEDAQKEGMSDMDQYREMLNRAHDDYEWDPDSDVVLHRIEKR, from the coding sequence ATGGCAACTATCGACGCCGACGACCTGTTTCCGAGCGACCACATGCTCCGCGGCGTTAGCACCGGCGAAGTCACCCAGATTCACCGCGGCCAGCAGTACGCCGACGAGGGCGACCGATTCGAGGTAGACGGCGACGAGTTCGAGGTCGTGGAGGTCCGCGAGCGAAAACTCGGCGACCTGACAGACGAGGACGCCCAGAAGGAGGGCATGTCGGACATGGACCAGTACCGCGAGATGCTGAACCGCGCCCACGACGACTACGAGTGGGACCCCGACAGCGACGTGGTTCTGCATCGAATAGAGAAGCGGTAG
- a CDS encoding pentapeptide repeat-containing protein, whose protein sequence is MSGDVQSASGELTEGSVERTSSTEDRCGHVHEASAVSNLGGVCCWRPVWGDTERCIWHADVAQKPTRKLQDAAPEIGERLDGAIFRDVELSGGDWLAGKTVTDARFVNCNLEETDLSGADLRYCHFEGVDAQSVNLRGSNLEHTEFHRTDIRGADLCGARLHYAVFDNARIDEATNLGKNVVYEDELTENAVDSRLAAFRRRRSARDRSRLDRYEAAHWTYNELQRLAEENGLTEDSRNYYLKRKSVRRREAWEFRSYPKALAQEAWRWTTGYGSNPWRVIGTSFAVILACGVLYMLTSGVIEPTAETTVTYKLKPSNGLFLNVIYLLKTTYFSVVTFATLGYGDMQPVHGWGRAIAATEALLGQLLMALLVFVLTRNVTWSE, encoded by the coding sequence ATGTCTGGAGACGTGCAGTCTGCGTCTGGGGAACTTACTGAGGGGTCGGTGGAGCGAACATCGTCCACGGAGGACCGGTGCGGACACGTCCACGAGGCCAGCGCGGTGTCGAACCTCGGAGGAGTCTGTTGCTGGCGGCCGGTGTGGGGCGACACGGAGCGGTGCATCTGGCACGCCGACGTGGCACAGAAGCCGACGCGAAAGTTGCAGGACGCCGCGCCGGAAATCGGCGAGCGGCTAGACGGGGCCATCTTCCGGGACGTGGAACTCTCCGGCGGCGACTGGCTGGCCGGCAAGACGGTCACCGATGCGCGGTTCGTCAACTGCAATCTGGAGGAGACCGACCTCAGCGGCGCGGACCTCCGGTACTGCCACTTCGAGGGCGTAGACGCCCAAAGCGTGAACCTTCGGGGTTCGAACCTCGAACACACCGAGTTCCACCGGACTGACATCCGAGGCGCGGACCTCTGCGGCGCGCGGCTTCATTACGCGGTGTTCGACAACGCCCGCATCGACGAAGCGACCAACCTCGGCAAGAACGTCGTCTACGAGGACGAACTGACCGAGAACGCCGTCGATAGCCGACTGGCGGCGTTTCGCAGGCGGCGGTCGGCGCGCGACAGGAGCCGTCTCGACCGGTACGAGGCGGCCCACTGGACGTACAACGAACTCCAGCGCCTCGCCGAGGAGAACGGCCTGACCGAGGACTCCCGGAACTACTACCTCAAGCGCAAGAGCGTCCGGCGGCGCGAGGCGTGGGAGTTTCGGTCGTACCCGAAGGCGCTCGCACAGGAGGCGTGGCGCTGGACCACCGGGTACGGGTCGAATCCGTGGCGCGTTATCGGGACCTCGTTCGCGGTCATTCTGGCGTGCGGCGTCCTCTACATGCTCACGAGCGGCGTCATCGAACCGACCGCCGAGACCACAGTCACCTACAAGCTGAAGCCCTCAAACGGGCTGTTTCTCAACGTCATCTACCTGCTGAAGACGACCTACTTCAGCGTGGTCACGTTCGCCACGCTGGGATACGGCGACATGCAACCGGTCCACGGGTGGGGTCGGGCGATAGCGGCGACCGAGGCCCTCCTCGGCCAACTCCTGATGGCGCTGTTGGTGTTCGTCCTGACGAGAAACGTCACGTGGTCGGAGTAA
- a CDS encoding carboxypeptidase M32, whose protein sequence is MASEAAADEASDTYSEFIDKVQRLSNVKQAGMVLAWDQEVMMPEGGTPARSKQRSALSTVAHELLTSDEMADLLDELEAEDLDDDQQAVVREIRRQHDRAAKVPQDLVEEISEVSSEAMPVWHEAKEDDDFSKFAPTLEKLVELKREYAEHIDPDRDPYEVLFEEYEPYLGIEKAEEVLQRLRDELVPLIDAIRESDADLATDTFEGDFDVDTQEDLTRDVLDTLGYDWDHGRLDTAPHPFSSGNQFDARVTTRFSPDEPLGALMATVHEFGHATYTLGLPREDYGTPLGESRDMTVHESQSRLWENHVGRSKPFWERFLPKVQDRFPEKVGDASVSDIYEAANEVYEDNLIRVEADELTYHMHIVVRFEIERDLIRGEIDVEDVPELWNDKYEEYLGIRPDSDAEGALQDIHWSHGDFGYFPTYSLGSVLAAQLFDTAEDDIENLDEKIADGEFDDLHDWLTENVHQHGSRYTTDELVRQATGEEYTADYFLDYVKSKYGDLYELDDYQ, encoded by the coding sequence ATGGCAAGCGAAGCCGCCGCCGACGAGGCGTCCGACACGTATTCGGAGTTCATCGACAAGGTACAGCGACTGTCGAACGTCAAGCAGGCCGGGATGGTTCTGGCTTGGGACCAAGAGGTCATGATGCCCGAAGGCGGCACTCCCGCCCGCTCGAAACAGCGTTCGGCCCTCTCGACGGTGGCCCACGAACTCCTCACCTCCGACGAGATGGCCGACCTGCTGGACGAACTCGAAGCCGAGGACTTGGACGACGACCAGCAGGCAGTCGTCCGGGAGATTCGACGCCAACACGACCGGGCCGCGAAGGTCCCTCAGGACCTCGTGGAGGAGATTTCGGAGGTCTCCTCGGAAGCGATGCCAGTCTGGCACGAGGCCAAAGAGGACGACGACTTCTCGAAGTTCGCGCCCACCCTCGAAAAACTGGTCGAACTCAAGCGCGAGTACGCCGAACACATCGACCCCGACCGCGACCCTTACGAAGTTCTGTTCGAGGAGTACGAACCCTATCTGGGCATCGAGAAGGCCGAGGAGGTCCTTCAGCGCCTCCGAGACGAACTCGTCCCGCTCATCGACGCGATTCGGGAGTCCGACGCCGACCTCGCCACCGACACCTTCGAGGGCGACTTCGACGTGGACACCCAAGAGGACCTGACCCGCGACGTGCTGGACACGCTGGGCTACGACTGGGACCACGGCCGACTCGACACCGCTCCCCATCCCTTCTCGTCCGGTAACCAGTTCGACGCTCGCGTGACGACGCGGTTCAGTCCCGACGAACCCCTCGGCGCGCTGATGGCAACGGTCCACGAGTTCGGCCACGCCACCTACACCCTCGGCCTGCCCCGCGAGGACTACGGTACTCCTCTCGGCGAGTCCCGTGACATGACGGTTCACGAGTCCCAGTCGCGCCTCTGGGAGAACCACGTCGGTCGCTCCAAGCCCTTCTGGGAGCGATTCCTGCCGAAGGTCCAAGACCGGTTCCCCGAGAAGGTCGGCGACGCCAGCGTCTCCGACATCTACGAGGCCGCAAACGAGGTCTACGAGGACAACCTCATCCGGGTCGAGGCCGACGAACTCACCTACCACATGCACATCGTGGTCCGGTTCGAAATCGAGCGCGACCTGATTCGCGGCGAAATCGACGTGGAAGACGTGCCGGAACTCTGGAACGACAAGTACGAGGAGTACCTCGGCATTCGACCCGATTCGGACGCCGAGGGTGCCCTGCAGGACATCCACTGGAGCCACGGCGACTTCGGCTACTTCCCGACCTACTCGCTCGGGAGTGTCCTCGCGGCCCAACTGTTCGATACCGCCGAGGACGACATCGAGAATCTGGACGAGAAGATTGCAGACGGCGAGTTCGACGACCTGCACGACTGGTTGACCGAGAACGTCCACCAGCACGGGTCCCGGTACACCACCGACGAACTCGTCCGGCAGGCGACCGGCGAGGAGTACACCGCCGACTACTTCCTCGACTACGTGAAGTCGAAGTACGGCGACCTCTACGAACTGGACGACTACCAGTAG
- the pdxT gene encoding pyridoxal 5'-phosphate synthase glutaminase subunit PdxT translates to MTLKAGVVAVQGDVSEHAEAVRRAGEAHDREIEVVEVRDAGTVPDCDFLSLPGGESTTISSLLHSEDIAEEIVAHVEAGKPVLATCAGLIVSATDAGDDRVQNLGLADVTVERNAFGRQKDSFEAPLDVAGLDDPFPAVFIRAPLISDVGEEVEVLAEWDGRPVAIRDGPVVGTSFHPELTPDSRLHGLAFFENELAERPTPDR, encoded by the coding sequence ATGACTCTCAAAGCGGGCGTCGTCGCGGTGCAGGGCGACGTGAGCGAACACGCCGAGGCGGTCCGACGCGCTGGCGAGGCCCACGACCGGGAAATCGAGGTCGTGGAGGTCCGAGACGCCGGTACGGTCCCCGACTGCGACTTCCTGTCTCTGCCCGGCGGGGAATCGACCACGATTTCGAGTCTCCTCCACTCGGAGGACATCGCCGAGGAAATCGTCGCCCACGTCGAGGCCGGTAAGCCGGTGCTGGCGACCTGCGCGGGCCTCATCGTCTCGGCGACCGACGCGGGCGACGACCGGGTACAGAACCTCGGCCTCGCCGACGTGACCGTCGAGCGCAACGCCTTCGGCAGACAGAAGGACAGTTTCGAGGCCCCGCTGGACGTGGCCGGACTGGACGACCCCTTCCCCGCGGTATTCATCCGCGCGCCGCTCATCAGCGACGTGGGCGAGGAGGTCGAAGTCCTCGCCGAGTGGGACGGCCGCCCGGTTGCAATCCGTGACGGCCCGGTGGTCGGGACCTCCTTCCACCCCGAGTTGACCCCCGACTCCCGACTTCACGGCCTCGCGTTCTTCGAGAACGAACTGGCCGAGCGACCCACTCCCGACCGGTAG
- a CDS encoding carboxypeptidase M32, with product MADAYDDLLDRYERVSSLEDGSQVLYWDQQVMMPEGGTPARSQQLSALSAVIHERLTADELGRLLDEAEEEALDDDQQAVVREIRREHERAVEVPEELVEEHSRLQSQAQDDWREARANDDFSAFEPTLERLLDLRVEKAEHIDPSRDPYEVMFEDGEPYLGLDTVERIFDELKDGLVPLIEDIRASDDVPAAFDGTYDTDTQMALSEDALDLLGYDWDRGRLDTSTHPFTSGTQFDSRVTTRFDEEDLLGAIGSTIHEFGHATYQLGLRQDAYGSPLGMSRSHGVHESQSRFWENHVGRTKEFWELFLPTVKEHFPEASDVTPDEAYRAANRVKHDNLIRVEADEVTYHMHIILRSEIEHEFVSGDLEVSEIPSAWNDKMEEYLGVRPDSDANGALQDIHWTGGFARFQNYTVGSVLAAQLWATIEDEFDDARRLIREGNFEPFHDWFQQNLHRHGQRYTTDELIREATGEPLTADYFLDYVREKFGDIYGL from the coding sequence ATGGCAGACGCATACGACGATTTACTCGACCGGTACGAGCGAGTCTCCTCCCTCGAAGACGGCAGTCAGGTCCTCTACTGGGACCAGCAGGTGATGATGCCCGAGGGCGGCACTCCCGCCCGGTCTCAGCAACTCTCGGCGCTCTCGGCGGTCATCCACGAGCGATTGACCGCCGACGAACTCGGCCGACTGCTGGACGAGGCCGAGGAGGAAGCCTTGGACGACGACCAGCAGGCGGTCGTCCGGGAGATTCGCCGGGAACACGAGCGCGCCGTCGAGGTGCCCGAGGAGTTGGTCGAGGAACACAGTCGCCTCCAGTCGCAGGCCCAAGACGACTGGCGCGAGGCCAGAGCGAACGACGACTTCTCGGCGTTCGAACCCACCTTGGAGCGCCTGCTTGACCTCCGGGTCGAGAAGGCCGAACACATCGACCCGAGTCGGGACCCCTACGAAGTCATGTTCGAGGACGGCGAACCCTATCTGGGCCTCGATACGGTCGAGCGCATCTTTGACGAATTGAAAGACGGTCTTGTCCCGCTCATCGAGGACATCCGGGCCAGCGACGACGTGCCCGCGGCGTTCGACGGAACCTACGACACCGACACCCAGATGGCACTCTCGGAGGACGCGCTGGACTTGCTCGGGTACGACTGGGACCGGGGTCGCCTCGACACCTCGACCCACCCCTTCACCTCGGGCACGCAGTTCGACTCGCGGGTGACGACCAGATTCGACGAGGAGGACCTGCTGGGAGCGATTGGCTCGACCATCCACGAGTTCGGCCACGCGACGTACCAACTCGGTCTGCGACAGGACGCTTACGGGTCGCCGCTGGGCATGTCGCGGTCCCACGGCGTCCACGAGTCCCAGTCGCGCTTCTGGGAGAACCACGTCGGCCGGACCAAGGAGTTCTGGGAGCTATTCCTCCCGACCGTGAAAGAACACTTCCCGGAAGCATCGGACGTGACACCCGACGAGGCCTATCGCGCCGCCAACCGCGTCAAGCACGACAACCTGATTCGGGTCGAGGCCGACGAAGTGACCTACCACATGCACATCATCCTCCGGTCGGAAATCGAACACGAGTTCGTCTCGGGCGACCTCGAAGTCAGCGAGATTCCGTCCGCGTGGAACGACAAGATGGAGGAGTATCTAGGGGTCCGACCCGATTCGGACGCGAACGGAGCCTTGCAGGACATCCACTGGACCGGCGGGTTCGCCCGGTTCCAGAACTACACCGTCGGAAGCGTGCTGGCGGCCCAACTCTGGGCCACCATCGAAGACGAGTTCGACGACGCCCGCAGACTGATTCGAGAGGGGAACTTCGAACCTTTCCACGACTGGTTCCAGCAGAACCTCCACCGGCACGGCCAGCGCTACACCACCGACGAACTGATTCGGGAGGCCACCGGCGAACCGCTGACCGCCGACTACTTCCTCGATTACGTCCGAGAGAAGTTCGGCGACATCTACGGCCTCTGA
- a CDS encoding metal-dependent hydrolase, with the protein MVDVIGHFGMALIWLAPAWFFIDKPKTGLTFVGAGFWFGMLPDVDLVLKGIFPTIKHHGVTHTILFATVAAAVLGPIVGWVLEKSLGGTDWFSEAASRASLKIGFIAVWVAGIAHVFADMLSAPDIAEAVEPFWPLYGQSLGIDIVWYNNPWFNWGLFVVGVLVNVGLWYRARDTGGAQSNTSTA; encoded by the coding sequence ATGGTAGACGTAATCGGTCACTTCGGAATGGCGCTGATTTGGCTCGCTCCGGCGTGGTTCTTCATCGACAAACCGAAGACCGGACTGACGTTCGTGGGGGCCGGGTTCTGGTTCGGGATGTTACCCGACGTGGACCTCGTGCTGAAGGGCATCTTCCCGACCATCAAACACCACGGCGTCACCCACACGATACTGTTCGCCACGGTTGCCGCCGCAGTCCTCGGGCCGATAGTCGGGTGGGTACTGGAGAAATCGCTCGGCGGGACCGACTGGTTCTCGGAGGCCGCCTCGCGCGCATCGCTGAAAATCGGCTTCATCGCGGTCTGGGTCGCCGGAATCGCCCACGTCTTCGCCGACATGCTCTCGGCACCCGACATCGCCGAGGCCGTCGAACCGTTCTGGCCGCTCTACGGCCAGAGCCTCGGCATCGACATCGTGTGGTACAACAACCCGTGGTTCAACTGGGGGCTGTTCGTCGTCGGCGTCTTGGTGAACGTCGGCCTGTGGTACCGGGCGCGAGACACCGGCGGCGCGCAGAGCAACACCAGCACGGCCTGA
- a CDS encoding thioredoxin family protein, which translates to MTVTLKDFYADWCGPCKTQDPILEEMEDDWGEVEFEKIDVDEHQDVANEYQVRSIPTIVVENDDGVVERFVGVTQRDELEDALEEAGA; encoded by the coding sequence ATGACTGTCACCCTGAAGGACTTCTACGCGGATTGGTGCGGACCGTGCAAGACCCAAGACCCGATTCTCGAGGAGATGGAAGACGACTGGGGCGAGGTCGAATTCGAGAAAATCGACGTAGACGAGCATCAGGACGTCGCCAACGAGTATCAGGTACGTTCCATCCCGACCATCGTGGTCGAGAACGACGACGGCGTGGTCGAGCGATTCGTCGGCGTCACTCAGCGCGACGAACTCGAAGACGCGCTGGAAGAAGCGGGCGCGTAA
- a CDS encoding preprotein translocase subunit Sec61beta gives MSSGQNSGGLMSSAGLVRYFDAEDRNAIRIDPKTVVAFGVLFGLLIQVMNVLGL, from the coding sequence ATGAGCAGTGGCCAGAACTCCGGCGGACTGATGTCCAGCGCCGGACTCGTCCGATACTTCGACGCCGAGGACCGCAACGCCATCCGAATCGACCCCAAAACCGTCGTCGCCTTCGGCGTCCTGTTCGGCCTGCTGATTCAGGTCATGAACGTCCTCGGACTCTGA
- the hisE gene encoding phosphoribosyl-ATP diphosphatase yields MSEQSTTDAGSEGDTSQDTAAILDELFAVVEDRKENLPEDSYTASLFTHEKGENAVLEKLGEETTELLLAAKDDDHEEIAHESADIVYHLLVLLSMKEMDLADLRAELRERR; encoded by the coding sequence ATGAGCGAGCAATCGACCACCGACGCTGGGAGCGAGGGCGACACCTCCCAAGACACCGCGGCCATCTTGGACGAACTGTTCGCAGTCGTGGAGGACCGCAAGGAGAACCTGCCCGAGGACTCGTACACGGCCTCGCTGTTCACCCACGAGAAAGGCGAGAACGCCGTGCTGGAGAAACTCGGCGAGGAGACCACCGAACTCCTGCTGGCCGCCAAGGACGACGACCACGAGGAAATCGCCCACGAGAGCGCCGACATCGTGTATCACCTGCTGGTCCTGCTGTCGATGAAGGAGATGGACCTCGCCGACCTGCGGGCGGAACTCCGAGAGCGCCGGTAA
- a CDS encoding bifunctional nuclease family protein produces MDADIDAVRVAMTDDGPIPVVVLAPEEDDGVLPIFIGFEEAVSIARGMEAEDIGRPLTHDLTLDLVEELGGRVTRVVVSALEDNTYIADLHIDTPRGDTVVDARPSDSLALAARTNAPIEVETEVFESGRRDRDEFEQLQDIREVAELGP; encoded by the coding sequence ATGGACGCCGACATCGACGCGGTGCGCGTCGCCATGACCGACGACGGGCCGATTCCGGTCGTCGTACTCGCACCCGAGGAGGACGACGGCGTACTCCCCATCTTCATCGGATTCGAGGAGGCCGTCAGCATCGCCCGCGGCATGGAGGCCGAGGACATCGGCAGGCCGTTGACTCACGACCTCACACTCGACCTCGTGGAGGAACTCGGCGGGCGAGTCACCCGCGTCGTGGTCTCCGCGCTGGAGGACAACACCTACATCGCCGACCTCCACATCGACACGCCCCGAGGAGACACCGTGGTTGACGCCCGACCCAGCGACTCGCTGGCGCTGGCGGCCCGGACCAACGCCCCGATTGAGGTCGAGACCGAGGTGTTCGAGTCGGGCCGGCGCGACCGGGACGAGTTCGAGCAACTGCAAGACATCCGGGAGGTCGCCGAACTCGGACCATGA
- a CDS encoding M20 family metallopeptidase translates to MTEVADLTRELVAIPSHEDETEAGDYIENWLREETPSDVTRDESGNVLARRGPADADSLALVGHHDVVPPADSQLADDGRYAVSERDGRLYGRGTADMKGAVASAMLAFRDADLPEDGPELVFVSFVGEEQGGVGARAAIDRGFAPDYAIVGEGSTGYSAEDVTDVAVAHKGRRGSTVTARGSAAHASEPESGENAVYRACDAVDVIRGLDFPAVSVFCEEVRGSVAVTEIDGGSAWNVIPETCEVTVDERTVPGERAPLERVEDIAGVEWTVDQDLPPMRCDDEGFAETVLAAAEANQDADPELVSKPHATDAGWLAEAGTTCVVCGAAEPGEAHTDAESASIDVLERCYRIYRTAAETF, encoded by the coding sequence ATGACCGAAGTCGCCGACCTGACCCGCGAACTCGTCGCCATCCCGAGCCACGAGGACGAAACCGAGGCGGGCGACTACATCGAGAACTGGCTCCGCGAGGAGACTCCATCCGACGTGACCCGAGACGAGTCGGGGAACGTCCTCGCTCGCCGAGGCCCCGCCGACGCCGACTCCCTCGCGCTCGTGGGCCACCACGACGTGGTTCCCCCGGCGGACTCCCAACTCGCGGACGACGGGAGATACGCCGTCTCGGAGCGCGACGGTCGCCTCTACGGCCGGGGCACCGCCGACATGAAGGGCGCTGTCGCGTCAGCGATGCTGGCGTTTCGGGACGCCGACCTCCCCGAGGACGGCCCGGAACTCGTCTTCGTCAGTTTCGTCGGCGAGGAGCAAGGCGGCGTCGGCGCTCGGGCCGCAATCGACCGGGGGTTCGCGCCCGACTACGCCATCGTCGGCGAGGGTTCGACCGGCTATTCTGCCGAGGACGTGACCGACGTGGCGGTGGCCCACAAAGGCCGCCGGGGAAGCACCGTCACCGCCCGCGGGTCGGCGGCCCACGCCAGCGAACCCGAATCCGGCGAGAACGCGGTCTACAGGGCCTGCGACGCGGTGGACGTGATTCGGGGCCTCGACTTCCCCGCGGTTTCCGTGTTCTGCGAGGAGGTCCGCGGAAGCGTCGCCGTCACCGAAATCGACGGCGGGAGCGCGTGGAACGTGATTCCAGAGACCTGCGAGGTCACGGTGGACGAGCGCACCGTCCCCGGCGAGCGCGCCCCCTTGGAGCGCGTCGAGGACATCGCGGGCGTCGAGTGGACCGTGGACCAAGACCTCCCGCCGATGCGGTGCGACGACGAGGGCTTCGCCGAGACGGTCCTCGCGGCCGCCGAAGCGAACCAAGACGCCGACCCGGAACTCGTCTCCAAACCCCACGCGACCGACGCAGGATGGCTGGCAGAAGCGGGCACAACCTGCGTGGTCTGCGGCGCGGCCGAACCCGGCGAGGCCCACACCGACGCCGAGAGCGCGAGCATCGACGTGCTGGAGCGGTGCTACCGCATCTACCGGACCGCGGCCGAGACGTTCTGA